The DNA segment ATGTTGGCGAGCACAGCCGGCGCGGAAGCCCGGTCAATATCCTGCACCACCAGGACGAATTCGTCACCGCCCATCCGGCCGAGGAAGTCGCCGTCGCGCAGGTTGGCCTGCATCCGCACTCCCCATTCCTTGAGCAGCTGGTCACCGGCCTCATGGCCAAAGGCGTTGTTGACCGCACGAAAGTCGTCGAGGTCGATCATGCCAACCGCCGCCGTGACTTCGGAATGATCCCCGACGGTGAAGATTTCCGACAGCCGCTCCGCGAGCGCCACCCGGTTGGGCAGTCCGGTCACGGGATCGTGCAACGCCTGGAACCGGAGCTGTTCGTGCAGTGCCATTCGGGTGTTGATGTCGCGCTGGACGCTGACGAAATGGGTCACCTTTCCCGCAACGTTGCGCAGCGGGGTGATGCTGAGATCGTTCCAGAAGGCCGACCCGTCCTTGCGGTAGTTGAGAATCTCGCCCCGGAAAGGCTCCCCTGCAGCCACCGCAGCCCGCATGGCCCTCTTGGTCTCGGGATCGGATCCGGGCCCCTGCAGCATGCTGCAGTTCCGACCCATCACATCCTCCGGCCGATGTCCGGTAATGGCGGTGAACGAGTCGGAGACATGGAGGATTCGCTGGTGCGCGTCGGTGATCAGGGATACTTCCGACATGGCAGCGTGTGCCTGCGCGAACAGCGAATCAGGCAGGCCCTCCCCCTTGAACCGAGATCCCCATTTCAGCGCCATTCAGATCATTCCCCTGAGAACTACCGCACACCAGCATGGCGCGCCTGTGACCGTTGATGATTGTTGCCGCAGTGCGGGCAGCTCGTCTCCCCAGACTGACTTCCTTACACGAATGCTAACCCCAATTGTGACCGACGCCTCACCCATCGGGCGACACAACAAAAAAGGCGGACGACGACGCTTGATCATTGGCCCGTGCCTGCAACCGGCGTAGGGTGTCTTCACACCCAGCGCACCCCTGCCGAATCGCCGGAACTTTTAGCGGAAGGAACTCCCATGACCATCCCGGAGCCACCGGCACCCAGGCAGCCGGACCGACCCTTTGGGTAAGGCCACGCCCTCGGACAGCGCCATGCTGGCCGAGACCGCCTCGCACCTCTACGGACTACCCCTGGAGGCGTTCACCGCCGAACGTAACGCCCGCGCCAAGGACATCGCCGACAAGGAAGTGGCCGGCCAGGTCAGGAAGCTGCCCAAACCGTCAATGGCGGGCTGGCTCATAAACATGCTCACCCTGCACCGCCGCCCCGCCGTCGACGAAGCCTTGGCCCTGGGCGTTGAGTTGCGCGCCGCGCAGGAGCACCTCGATCAGGCCCGAATGAAGGAGCTTGGCCAGCAGCGGCAGCGCCTGCTGGCCACGCTGGGACAGGACAGTCTGGATCTTGCCAAGGAGTTGGGTCACGGTGTCAGCGCCTCGGTTGCCGCCGAGCTGGAACAGACGTTCCGCGCCGCGATGACCGACCCGGACGCGGCTGCTGCGGTCGCAACCGGCCGGTTGCTGCGTGCCCTCACCGCCAGCGGCTGGGATGCCGTCGATCTTGCCGGCGCCGTGGGCGGACCCTTTGATCGACCCACCAGCAGCCCCACATCCGGCTCTCAGAAGTCCGGGGACGACGGCGGCGCAGAGGTCGAGGGCGCCCGCAACGACCTGGAAGACGCCGAACGGACGCTCGCAGATGCCGACGACGACGCCGAGGACGCGGGGCGGCGGATCACCAAACTACAGGACCGCCGTCGGGGTCTCTCCTCCGAGATTGAGGAGTTACAGCGTCGCCTGACCGATCTGTCGACCGACCTGAGATCACTGGACGGGCAGATCGACGACGCCGAACGTGTCCAGTCCGGCGCGGTGCGCGCCGCCCGCGATGCGCAACGGACAGTGGACCAGGCCAAACGTCAGCTGGAGCGGCTCCTCCGCTGACTCGGGCTCTCCCCGCTTCCAATGCTTACCCTCCGGAAACGCCCCGTTAATCCGGCGGTGTCGCCATGGTGTTTGACTAACCGGCCATTCACCGAGGGATCAATGACACGTATCGGCCTCATTAGGGTTCTCACCTCCTCCAATCCACGACTGCTGAATCTCCATGGGCACGCGGTTCGGGAGGCTTTCGGCGTCGATGTGTTGTCCCGCGCCGTGCAGGAACAGCCGGAAGGCGTCCACGATCGCCAGACTCACGACGCTGCCGCGCCGAAGGTTCTGGCCATCGCGGCGGAACTGGCGCACCAGGTGGACGGCATCATGATCAGCTGCTCCTCCGATCCAGGACTGGACGAGGTCCGCGGTCTTGTGGACCTGCCGGTAGTCGGGGCCGGTTCGGCTGGAGCGGCCGCCGCGCTGGCGCTGGGATCCCGGGTGGGAGTGCTGGCCCTGGGCTCAGCCCCACCACGCGCGGTGTCGCAAGTTCTGGGCAGCCACCAGTATTCGGTCCGCTCGCCCGACGGCGTCCGACACACCCAGGATCTGCTCACGCCGTCCGGGGTGTACGAAACCTACCGTGCGGCGGAACGGCTGGTCGACGACGGCGCGGATGTGATCCTGCAGGCCTGCACCGGTCTCACCAGCATGGGCGTGGCCCTCGAGCTACGCCGCCGCTACGGGCTACCCGTCGTTGATGCAGTGCTCGCCGCCGGGTCCGCCCTCACCCTTCAGCTGGCGGCGCTCGGTGCCCAGAGATCGTCGGAGCAGCTCACCGCCGCCACCAGGTAGGCACGTCAAAGCAGTAGCGCAGCTTTCACTGCCAGCGGATCTCTGGAGTTTGGGCTACTGCCCGCTGGGCCGGGTGCGGCGGCTGAGTTTCGTGAGGGAATCCCATCTCCGTGCCGCAAGCCTCTGCAGGTCGCTCGTCGAACTCGAGGGGACGGGTTTCCGCGACGTCCGCCGACTCGGCCAGCCGACCCTTTTCCGTTCAACTGAGCGATCCGTCCCCGTGTCGCCATCTGGCCGCGCGCCCGGGTCGTCACTCATTTCATGATGCTTGCTCATCCTGCTCAGCCCCCTCCTCGATACCTTGCGCCCAGTCAGCTGGACAGCCCTTCTCTCTCTCCTGCAACTCCTCTAGAAGTAGGAGGTAGTCTTCCTGCGCCCCAAATTCGGGAAAGTCATGGTTCATCTCGTTGAACACAGCATCGCAAAGTGCTGTCAGGTCGACCATTGGCAGGTCGGAAAGGCCCTCTGGAAGCCGCGACAATGGTGCTTCGAAATCGGACGGCAGGATCGGATAGTTGACTTCCCAATCCGCAGGGGTCAGCAGGCTAGGATCCGCCACTTCTGTCATCTCTTGATGTTTCATTAACCGCTCCACAAGATCACGCTGCTCTCGTGGCCCACTGCTAAACCCTGCTCCGATCATAAGGCCAAACGCATGTTTGGTAAACAGTTGTAAGAAACGTGGGTGCTCGCCGGCTTCGCTGGCCTCATCGAAAGATAGTAAGTATGCTTGGTGGTTGAACTAAGCGATATAACGCATCTGCACCCCCATGATCATCCTGTTATAACTCTCGCCGGGTAGTGAGGATGTCCGACCGCGTACCGAGCCGCCCAATTCGGGTAGCGACCACTCGTTACAACGTGGACTGGAGCTTCTACCCTGAAGACCTCCGGGAAGAATAGGACACCATGATCGACTACGCCATCGACGCGCTCCCCCTCCATTCGCCAGAGGCATTGGTTAATTTGGGGCGCGAACTCGAGAACCCAGTGGCCTGTCATGCGTTCATTCAGATCTCCATCGGCATGTGGGACCAGCGGTATTACCGGCTCACTCATGCCGTCGCTGACCGCGACGAAGCACAGCTGATGGACGTCATCCTCAGCATCGAAAGCTCCTGCAAAATGCTCGGACTCCAGCAACTTGCCGCGTTGGCCACCCTGATGAAGACCCGCCTCGAGAACCACGACCTTGACGGCGTGGAAAATCTTCTCGAACCCCTTGAGCACTGCGGACAGTTGAGCATGCGTGCGCTTCAGGAAGCCTACCCAGCCTAGGTACCCGCCGACTCAGGTTTAACCGGTCAGGTCCCGCTATTCAGAGCCCGGCACCGGCGGACCCCGAGCGGCCTGCCCGCCATCGCGCAACCTCGGCGTCGACGTCGCGCGTCCGGGTAATGACTGGCGGGCCACCCAGCAGCTGACGACGTGCGTTGATCACCCTTCGGTTGAACTCCTCGAGGATTTCCCGGACCACAGCCTCAGTCCGCTCAGCCTTTAGCCGACCGTCCAGTTCAGCGTCGTCGTTCCGCAGGAGGAACGGCTCCGGGGCTAGACCCGTCAAACGCTCCCGAACGATCAGTTCCTTGACCCACCAGTCGGGGTCAACACTCTGTGCGGCCCGGTAGCCCCTGGCTCGCTGCACCCGACGGGCGGCGTCATTCATCTTGTCGTTCATCTCCGCCTCCCGTGCAGTGTCCGCTTGCACACCCAGTATCCAAAGATCCCGCATCGGCGGCAACAGGAATACCGGGGGCTGCCGATTGTTGTACCGGGCATGAGTGAACAGCTAAAGACAATAGGTTTCATTGGCAGCGGCCACATCGGCTCACAGTTGGCACGGCTGGCGGCGGGGCACGGTTACCACGTGGTGGTGAGCAACTCGCGTGGACCGGAGACCCTGCAGGATCTGGTCGCTGAACTTGAGTCATCGGCTGGCAACGGCACGGCCCGAGCGGGAACGCCGGCCGAAGCAGCCGCGGCGGGCGACGTCGTCGTCGTGACCATCCCGCTGAAGAACATCGCGTCGGTGCCCGCCGAGCCGCTGACGGGGAAAATTGTCATCGACACGAACAATTACTATCCAGAGCGTGACGGGCAGATTCCGGTTCTCGACAACGAGGCCAGCACCACCGCCGAATTGCTGCAGGACCTCCTGCCCACCTCGCACGTGGTGAAGGCGTTCAACAACATCTACTCGGCGGACCTGACCTCGAAGGGCACCCCCGAGGGGACACCGGGGCGGCGGGCGCTACCCATCGCCGGGGATTCCGCTGCGGCCAAGGAGACGGTTGCCTCCCTCCTGTCGCAGTTCGGGTTTGACACCGTCGACGCCGGCGCACTGGCCGAGGGATGGCGTTTCCAGCGGGATACGCCCGCCTACGGTCCCACGTTCGACGTCGACCAGCTGCGGGAAGCGTTGTCGCAAGCGAAGCGCTACGCAGACACGCCCTAGGCGGCGCGGCTCAGGTAGGAAAGTGGCATCGCAAAGGATCCCCGCCGTCAAGTCCTACCAGTCGTGAATGGTTCCGTCCTTCAACCGGTTGAACGGTAGGTACGCGGGATTGTAGGGGTGCGCTGCGGCCGCCTCCAGGTTCAGCTCGACGCCAAGTCCTGGCTTCTCCCCTGGGTGCAGGTAGCCGTCCTCGAAGCTGAAGGACTGCTGGAACACCTCATTGGTGAGATCCCCGTGGCGCATGTACTCCTGGATGCCGAAGTTGTGGATAACCAGGTCCAGGTGCAGGGCGGCGGCCATCCCTACCGGTGAGATGTCGGTGGGCCCGTGGATACCTGATTTGATCTGGTACTGGGATGCATAGTCGAGGATTTTCTTCATTGCGCTGATTCCCCCAGTGTGGGTAACGGCGGAGCGGACATAGTCGATCAGCTGTTCCCGGATCAGGGTCTGGTAGTCGAACACCGTGTTGAAGACCTCGCCAATCGCAAGTGGCGTGGTGGTGTGCTGGCGGACCAACCGTAGCGCATCCTGGTTTTCCGCTGGCGTGCAATCCTCGAGCCAGAACAGGTCGTACGGTTCCAGGGATTTCCCCAGCCGCGCAGCCTCGATTGGCGTCATCCGATGGTGACCGTCGTGCAGCAGCGGCAATTCCGGTCCAAACTCGCTGCGGACCGCCTCAAACACTGTCGGAATGTGTCGGAGGTAGGCGCGGGTGTCCCAGTCCTCCTCGGCGGGGAGCGCTGCGCGCTGCGCCGGCTCGTAGTCGTATCGGGTGCCGCCAGCACTCGGCTGCGCCGCCACCCCGTAGACAGCGTCGATACCGGGAACCGCCGTCTGGATCCGGATGGCCTTGTAGCCCAGGTCAAGGTGCTCCCGGACCGAGTCGAGAATCTCGGGGATGTCCCGCCCGCTCGCATGCCCGTAGGCGCGGATGCCGTTCCGGGACGCGCCCCCCAGCAATTGGTAGAGCGGCATCCCGGCTGCCTTCGCCTTGATATCCCAGAGCGCAACATCGACCGCTGCGATCGCCGCCATGGTCACTGGTCCGCGGCGCCAGTACGCTCCCCGGTAGAGAAACTGCCAGGTATCCTCGATCCGGTGCGCGTCCCGCCCGATCAGCAGGGGTACTACGTGGTGCTCCAGGTATGCAGCAGCGGCAAGCTCCCGCCCGTTCAGGGTGGCATCACCAAGCCCGGTCAGGCCATCCTCGGTGGTGATCTGGAGAGTGACGAAGTTCCGGTCCGGACTGGACACGATCACTTCTGCGCTCTTGATTTTCACATAGTCTCCTTGATACGAACTCGTGATTGATGAAACGACTGGTTAGCGGATGGTGCTTCCCGCGGATTGCCCGGCAAGGGGAAGCTCGCTGCGGTAGGGCAGGTTCTCCCAGTCCCCGGAGCCGGCGACGGCGAAGGCCCCGAGTGCAACCCCTCGCAGCAGTCGGCCAGCGGTGGGCTCCCCGTCGAGCAGGGCAGACAGGTATCCGGCGGTGAACGCGTCACCGGCACCCACCGTGTCGACGACCGGCACCGGCAGGGCGCTTTGATGGACCGCTGCCTCCCGCACGGTGAAGGCCGAGGCGCCCGCTGCGCCGCGTTTGATGATGACGTCGGTGACGCCGCGCCGGTGCAGACTGGCCACTGCGCCGGCTTCCGAGTCGCTGGACGCCACGAGGGCGAGTTCGTCCTCGGAGGCGATGACGAGATCGGCCAGATCTGCCAGCGGACCCAGGACGGCAGCAGCTGCAGATACGGTCCACAGCTTGGCGCGATAGTTCACGTCGAAGCTGACCAGGATGCCCCGGCGGTTCGCCTCGCCAGCTGCCCACAGCGTCGCCGCTGCGGCACTGCTGGACAAGGCGGGGGTGATCCCCGTGAGGTGGAGAATCCGTGGCTGGCAGTCCAGTGCCGTCTTCAGGTCGTCGATACAGAGGGCCGAGCCCGCAGAGCCTGCCCGGTAGTAGGCGGCCCGGGACACATCGGCAATTCGCTTCTCCAGCAGCATCAGTCCGGTGGGTCGGCTGGGATCCGTGACGACGAGGTCGGTTATCACCGCCTCGGCGCGGAGGGTCCGCAACGCGAAGGCACCTACTTCGTCGTCGCCAAGCCGGCCGACCCAGCTCGCCAGATGGCCGAGTCGGGCGAGTCCGATTGCCACGTTGCTCTCCGCCCCGCCGAGGGACATGGTCATCGCTCCCCCGGCCCTCAGCAATCCTGCCGCGCGGAGCGAGGCCATGGTCTCACCGAAGGTCACCACCTCAACCTTCGAACCGGTTGGGGTCCCGTCACTCATTCGGCGACGGCTGCCGCGAGATCCAGGTACCGCCGCGCACGCTGCCGTAACGCGGCGAGGTCCCCGCCGGACGCCGAGTCCCCGATAAGAGGTGAACCCACTCCGACAGCGACTGCGCCGCGCGCCAGATAGTCGGCTGCGGCTGCCTCGTCCACCCCACCAACTGGCACAACCGGGATGCTCGGGAAGGGGTCGCGCAGCGCGGAGAGATACCGGGGTCCGCCGAGCGAAGCGGGAAAGAGTTTGATGCCGGTAGCGCCCTGATCCATCGCCGAGTACACCTCAGTGGGGGTCAGCGCTCCGGCAATGACGGGGAGGTGAAGCCGCACGGCGGCCGCCACCGATGCTGACACCGCTGGCGTGACAATGAACTGGCCCCCAGCAGCAGCAACCCGCTCGACGTCGTCAGCGGTCAGCACGGTGCCGGCTCCGACAGTCGCCCGCTCCCCCACCTCCTGGCGGATAGCGGCGATGACAGCGACGGCGTCCGGGGTGTTAAGGGACACCTCGAGAAAGCTGACCCCCTCGTCAACCAAGGCCACGGCGGCACGGATGGAGGCGTCGCGGTCGGTACCGCGAATGATGGCCAGCAGGCGGTCTTCGGTGAGTCCGGCGAGGAAGTCAGACACAGGTTGTCCTTTCGTAGTACTGGAAGGTCGGCTCTACCACTCGGCGTAGGAACCGTCGGCGTGCCGCCACATGGGTGAGCGCCAGGCGTGGCCGCTTTTATCCACCCGGCGGACGGCGGCCTCGTCGATCTCGATCCCCAGCCCTGGACCAGTGAGGCGCTCCACATGACCGTCCACGAACCTGAGTGGAGTTTTGTCGAGGACGTAGTCGAGCACCTCGGCCCCCTGGTTGTAGTGGATGCCGATGCTCTGTTCCTGGATCAGGAAGTTGGTGGTGGCGAAGCCCACCTGCAGGCAGGCGGCGAGCGCCAACGGTCCGAGCGGGCAGTGGGGCGCTAGCTGGACATCGTAGATTTCCGCCAGTGTTGCAATCTTCCGGACCTCGGTGATCCCGCCGGCGTGTGAAAGGTCCGGCTGCGCGACGGCGATCCCGGCCTGGAGCACCGGCAGGAACTCCTGCCGGTTGTACAGCCGTTCCCCGGTGGCGATGGGAATGCTGGTGGAGCTGGCGAGTCCGCCGATCAGGTGCGAGTTCTCCGGCACCGTCGGCTCCTCGAGAAAGAACGGGTGCAACGGTTCGAGCAGCGGCGCCACCCGGCGGGTGTTGGCGAGAGTGAATCGGCCGTGAAAGTCGACGGCGACATCGCGGTGCGGGCCGAGGACCTCCCTGGCTGCGGCGACGCGCTCCACGACGGCATCGATTTCGGCGACGCTGCCGAGCGGGCTCATC comes from the Arthrobacter sp. CAN_C5 genome and includes:
- a CDS encoding sugar kinase, whose product is MSDGTPTGSKVEVVTFGETMASLRAAGLLRAGGAMTMSLGGAESNVAIGLARLGHLASWVGRLGDDEVGAFALRTLRAEAVITDLVVTDPSRPTGLMLLEKRIADVSRAAYYRAGSAGSALCIDDLKTALDCQPRILHLTGITPALSSSAAAATLWAAGEANRRGILVSFDVNYRAKLWTVSAAAAVLGPLADLADLVIASEDELALVASSDSEAGAVASLHRRGVTDVIIKRGAAGASAFTVREAAVHQSALPVPVVDTVGAGDAFTAGYLSALLDGEPTAGRLLRGVALGAFAVAGSGDWENLPYRSELPLAGQSAGSTIR
- a CDS encoding aspartate/glutamate racemase family protein; translation: MTRIGLIRVLTSSNPRLLNLHGHAVREAFGVDVLSRAVQEQPEGVHDRQTHDAAAPKVLAIAAELAHQVDGIMISCSSDPGLDEVRGLVDLPVVGAGSAGAAAALALGSRVGVLALGSAPPRAVSQVLGSHQYSVRSPDGVRHTQDLLTPSGVYETYRAAERLVDDGADVILQACTGLTSMGVALELRRRYGLPVVDAVLAAGSALTLQLAALGAQRSSEQLTAATR
- the manD gene encoding D-mannonate dehydratase ManD, whose translation is MKIKSAEVIVSSPDRNFVTLQITTEDGLTGLGDATLNGRELAAAAYLEHHVVPLLIGRDAHRIEDTWQFLYRGAYWRRGPVTMAAIAAVDVALWDIKAKAAGMPLYQLLGGASRNGIRAYGHASGRDIPEILDSVREHLDLGYKAIRIQTAVPGIDAVYGVAAQPSAGGTRYDYEPAQRAALPAEEDWDTRAYLRHIPTVFEAVRSEFGPELPLLHDGHHRMTPIEAARLGKSLEPYDLFWLEDCTPAENQDALRLVRQHTTTPLAIGEVFNTVFDYQTLIREQLIDYVRSAVTHTGGISAMKKILDYASQYQIKSGIHGPTDISPVGMAAALHLDLVIHNFGIQEYMRHGDLTNEVFQQSFSFEDGYLHPGEKPGLGVELNLEAAAAHPYNPAYLPFNRLKDGTIHDW
- the dgoD gene encoding galactonate dehydratase, which encodes MRISRIETFLVPPRWLFVRVETDSGIVGWGEPVIEGRSETVRTAVEQLSELLIGADPLRIEDHWQVMTKGSFYRGGAILASAVAGLDQALWDIAGKSLGVPVHQLLGGHVRDRIRMYGWVGGDEPAEVADSIAAQLEVGLTAVKMNASGRMSPLGSVAEIDAVVERVAAAREVLGPHRDVAVDFHGRFTLANTRRVAPLLEPLHPFFLEEPTVPENSHLIGGLASSTSIPIATGERLYNRQEFLPVLQAGIAVAQPDLSHAGGITEVRKIATLAEIYDVQLAPHCPLGPLALAACLQVGFATTNFLIQEQSIGIHYNQGAEVLDYVLDKTPLRFVDGHVERLTGPGLGIEIDEAAVRRVDKSGHAWRSPMWRHADGSYAEW
- a CDS encoding bifunctional 4-hydroxy-2-oxoglutarate aldolase/2-dehydro-3-deoxy-phosphogluconate aldolase — protein: MSDFLAGLTEDRLLAIIRGTDRDASIRAAVALVDEGVSFLEVSLNTPDAVAVIAAIRQEVGERATVGAGTVLTADDVERVAAAGGQFIVTPAVSASVAAAVRLHLPVIAGALTPTEVYSAMDQGATGIKLFPASLGGPRYLSALRDPFPSIPVVPVGGVDEAAAADYLARGAVAVGVGSPLIGDSASGGDLAALRQRARRYLDLAAAVAE
- a CDS encoding NADPH-dependent F420 reductase, whose product is MSEQLKTIGFIGSGHIGSQLARLAAGHGYHVVVSNSRGPETLQDLVAELESSAGNGTARAGTPAEAAAAGDVVVVTIPLKNIASVPAEPLTGKIVIDTNNYYPERDGQIPVLDNEASTTAELLQDLLPTSHVVKAFNNIYSADLTSKGTPEGTPGRRALPIAGDSAAAKETVASLLSQFGFDTVDAGALAEGWRFQRDTPAYGPTFDVDQLREALSQAKRYADTP